The Streptococcus pluranimalium genome contains a region encoding:
- a CDS encoding MetQ/NlpA family ABC transporter substrate-binding protein — protein sequence MTFKKVLGIAGVALASTVVLAACSGDNSADDKNVVRVGIMTKTDATEPIWDRVEELAEKKGVELKFTEFTDYTQPNKALKNGEIDVNAFQHYNFLNDWNKKNDGDLVAAADTLLSPIHLFSGLDGKKAKYTDVKDIPKGATISVPNDATNESRALYVLQSAGLIKLSKSGEEVATLDDITSNPKDLDIKEIAADQAASTLTSVDAAVVNNNYAVDAGVDYDTSIFTEEKNDSSKQWINVIAAQKDWKKSAKADAINTLIDVYQTDEVAKIIKKASKGTDIAIWEGAPEN from the coding sequence ATGACATTCAAAAAAGTATTAGGTATTGCAGGTGTAGCTTTAGCTTCAACAGTTGTTTTAGCAGCTTGCTCAGGTGATAACTCAGCTGATGATAAAAATGTCGTGCGTGTTGGTATCATGACGAAAACTGATGCGACAGAGCCCATCTGGGACCGTGTTGAAGAACTTGCTGAGAAGAAAGGTGTGGAACTAAAATTCACAGAATTCACAGACTACACACAACCCAATAAAGCTCTTAAAAATGGTGAAATTGATGTCAATGCTTTCCAACATTATAATTTCTTAAATGATTGGAACAAGAAAAATGATGGTGATTTAGTGGCAGCAGCTGATACTCTCTTGAGTCCAATTCACTTGTTCTCAGGATTAGACGGTAAGAAAGCTAAATACACAGATGTCAAAGATATTCCAAAAGGTGCAACGATTTCAGTTCCAAACGACGCAACAAATGAAAGTCGCGCCCTCTATGTTCTTCAATCAGCAGGTCTAATCAAGTTATCTAAATCAGGTGAAGAAGTAGCAACACTTGATGATATTACATCAAATCCAAAAGATTTGGATATCAAAGAAATCGCTGCTGACCAAGCCGCATCAACTCTAACATCAGTTGATGCAGCTGTTGTCAATAATAACTATGCTGTCGATGCTGGCGTTGATTACGACACTTCAATCTTTACTGAAGAGAAAAATGATAGTTCAAAACAATGGATTAATGTCATTGCTGCTCAAAAAGATTGGAAAAAATCTGCTAAAGCAGATGCTATCAATACATTGATTGATGTTTACCAAACGGATGAAGTTGCCAAAATCATCAAAAAAGCCTCAAAAGGTACTGATATTGCTATCTGGGAAGGCGCTCCAGAAAATTAA
- a CDS encoding nicotinate phosphoribosyltransferase, producing the protein MNYTDDSLTLHTDLYQINMMHVYFKQGIHNKHAIFELYFRKLPFENGFAVFAGLERIVSYLKQLRFTETDIAYLREEGYPEDFLTYLQEFKLELSVKSAREGDLVFANEPLVQVEGPLAQCQLVETALLNIVNFQTLIATKAARIKTVIADEPLLEFGTRRAQEMDAAIWGTRAAVIGGADATSNVRAGKIFGIPVSGTHAHAMVQAYGDDYKAFKAYAETHRNCVFLVDTYDTLKIGVPAAIRVAKEFGDKINFQGVRLDSGDMAYLSKEVRKQLDEAGFTDAKIYASNDLDENTILNLKMQKAKIDVWGVGTKLITAYDQPALGAVYKIVSIEDDNGEMIDTIKLSNNAEKVSTPGKKQVWRITSREKGKSEGDYITFADVDVSKMDEIHMFHPVYTYISKTVKNFDAVPLLTDIFQDGQLVYDLPSLEEIKEYAHKELDDLWDEYKRVLNPQEYPVDLAKDVWDNKMALIDRVRQSAFAQVKGDK; encoded by the coding sequence ATGAATTATACAGACGATAGTTTAACACTACATACAGACCTTTATCAAATCAATATGATGCATGTTTATTTCAAGCAGGGTATTCATAACAAACATGCTATTTTTGAACTTTACTTTCGTAAGTTACCTTTTGAAAATGGTTTTGCAGTGTTCGCTGGTCTAGAACGTATCGTATCATACTTAAAGCAATTACGCTTCACAGAGACAGATATTGCTTATTTGCGTGAGGAAGGCTACCCAGAAGACTTTTTAACTTATTTACAAGAGTTTAAGCTAGAATTATCAGTAAAATCAGCGCGTGAGGGAGATTTGGTTTTTGCTAATGAACCTTTAGTTCAAGTCGAAGGTCCCTTGGCACAATGTCAACTTGTCGAAACAGCGCTTTTGAACATTGTCAACTTCCAAACGTTGATTGCGACAAAAGCGGCTCGTATCAAGACTGTTATTGCTGACGAACCACTTCTTGAATTTGGAACACGTCGGGCACAAGAGATGGATGCAGCGATTTGGGGTACTCGTGCAGCTGTTATTGGTGGAGCGGATGCGACTTCAAACGTTCGAGCTGGGAAGATTTTTGGCATTCCAGTATCGGGGACCCACGCTCATGCCATGGTACAAGCTTATGGTGATGATTACAAGGCTTTTAAGGCCTATGCTGAAACCCACAGAAACTGTGTTTTTTTGGTAGATACCTATGATACCTTGAAAATCGGTGTTCCGGCAGCGATTAGGGTTGCTAAAGAATTTGGTGATAAGATCAATTTCCAAGGAGTTCGTCTGGATTCAGGAGACATGGCTTACCTCTCGAAAGAAGTGCGTAAACAACTAGACGAAGCAGGCTTCACAGATGCTAAGATCTATGCGTCAAATGATTTGGATGAAAATACCATCCTTAACTTGAAGATGCAAAAGGCTAAGATTGACGTCTGGGGAGTTGGAACAAAATTAATTACAGCTTACGATCAACCAGCCCTAGGTGCCGTTTATAAAATTGTTTCGATCGAAGATGACAATGGCGAGATGATTGATACTATCAAGCTATCAAATAATGCCGAAAAAGTCTCTACACCTGGTAAGAAACAGGTTTGGCGGATTACTAGCCGTGAAAAAGGTAAGTCTGAGGGGGATTACATCACCTTTGCGGATGTCGATGTGTCAAAAATGGATGAAATCCATATGTTCCATCCTGTCTATACTTACATTTCAAAAACAGTCAAAAACTTTGATGCTGTCCCATTATTAACTGACATCTTTCAGGATGGTCAATTGGTTTACGATTTGCCAAGTCTGGAAGAAATCAAAGAATATGCCCATAAAGAACTAGATGATTTATGGGATGAGTATAAGCGCGTTTTAAACCCTCAAGAATACCCAGTAGACCTAGCCAAAGATGTTTGGGATAATAAGATGGCTCTTATTGATCGTGTTCGTCAATCAGCATTTGCTCAAGTTAAAGGAGACAAATAG
- a CDS encoding methionine ABC transporter permease yields the protein MLEWVQTYLPNVYNIGWTGDNGWLAAINATLYMTIVSFIIGGFLGLLAGLFLVLTGPGGVIENRPVFQVLDKITSIFRAIPFIILLAILAPVTFLIVKTNLGATAALVPLSAATFPFFARQVQVVLSELDRGVIEAAQASGATIFDIIKVYLGEGLPDLIRVSTVTLISLVGETAMAGAIGAGGLGNVAISYGYNRSNTDVTFVATLAILLLIFAIQFIGDFLTRKLSHR from the coding sequence ATGTTAGAATGGGTTCAAACGTATTTGCCAAATGTTTATAATATTGGTTGGACGGGAGATAATGGCTGGTTGGCAGCAATCAATGCTACTTTGTACATGACCATTGTATCTTTTATTATTGGTGGATTTTTAGGTCTCCTAGCAGGTCTATTTCTCGTTTTAACAGGTCCTGGTGGCGTTATTGAAAATCGTCCTGTTTTTCAAGTTTTAGATAAGATAACCTCTATTTTTCGCGCAATTCCCTTTATTATCTTACTAGCGATTTTGGCACCAGTGACTTTCTTGATTGTTAAAACAAATCTTGGAGCGACTGCCGCTCTAGTACCGCTTTCAGCAGCAACCTTTCCATTTTTTGCTCGTCAAGTTCAAGTGGTCTTGTCAGAACTTGATCGCGGAGTCATTGAGGCAGCACAAGCTTCAGGTGCTACCATTTTTGATATCATCAAGGTATATCTTGGAGAAGGTTTGCCTGATCTTATTCGTGTGTCAACGGTAACCTTGATTTCTTTGGTAGGTGAAACAGCTATGGCAGGTGCTATCGGCGCTGGTGGACTTGGTAATGTAGCGATTTCTTACGGTTATAACCGTTCTAATACAGACGTTACCTTTGTAGCTACCTTAGCTATTTTGTTGTTAATCTTCGCCATTCAATTTATTGGAGATTTCCTAACCCGCAAACTTAGTCATCGTTAA
- a CDS encoding amino acid ABC transporter permease, with the protein MRPLFLAAGWYESLVEKLPAGKLFSWRAVFDAIPSILERLPLTIGLTLAGAVAGLILALLFAVIKINRVKVIYPIQAFFVSFLRGTPILVQLMLSYYGIPLLLKAINQRTGLDMNINAIPASVFAITAFAFNEAAYASETIRAAIQSVNSGEVEAAKSLGMTNKQIYSRVIIPNAAVVATPTLINSLIGLTKGTSLAFSAGIVEIYAQAQILGGGDYRYFERFISVSLIYWGVSFLIENLGLFIEKCMAIKPPESVQESLEVGGR; encoded by the coding sequence ATGAGACCATTATTTTTAGCAGCAGGTTGGTATGAAAGCCTTGTTGAAAAATTACCAGCAGGCAAACTGTTTTCATGGAGGGCGGTTTTTGATGCCATCCCATCCATTTTAGAGCGTCTTCCGCTAACGATTGGGTTAACTTTAGCAGGGGCTGTAGCTGGGCTAATCCTAGCTCTTTTATTTGCGGTTATTAAAATTAATCGTGTTAAGGTGATTTATCCTATCCAAGCGTTTTTTGTTAGTTTCCTGCGTGGAACACCGATTTTAGTTCAGTTGATGCTTAGTTACTACGGTATTCCGCTTTTACTTAAAGCTATTAATCAAAGAACTGGTTTAGATATGAATATCAATGCTATTCCAGCATCTGTATTTGCGATCACAGCCTTTGCTTTTAATGAGGCGGCTTATGCTAGTGAGACCATTCGAGCAGCTATTCAATCCGTGAATTCTGGTGAAGTAGAAGCTGCCAAGAGTTTGGGGATGACCAATAAACAAATTTATAGTCGCGTTATCATCCCTAACGCCGCTGTCGTTGCGACACCAACATTGATTAATAGTTTAATTGGTCTGACCAAAGGAACTTCTCTAGCTTTCAGTGCAGGAATTGTTGAAATATATGCGCAGGCACAAATTCTTGGTGGTGGTGATTACCGTTACTTTGAACGCTTTATTTCCGTATCACTTATATACTGGGGAGTAAGTTTCTTGATTGAAAATCTTGGTCTTTTTATTGAAAAATGCATGGCTATTAAGCCACCAGAATCAGTACAAGAATCACTTGAAGTAGGAGGTCGCTAA
- a CDS encoding transporter substrate-binding domain-containing protein, which translates to MNLKKIAILMVSLGALLFSTKAYADKPTLVTVPTDSDTKPFTYKENGKFKGYDIEVVKAIFKGSKKYDVTFKTIPFSSILTGLDAGRYQMAANNFNYNEERAEKYLFSDPISKSNYAIAAKDGKTFDSLDAASGKSVEVYAGSNYAQILENWNKKHRDRKPIDIRYVDNQVTLPQRLQNIENGKSDFLIYDAISLKTVIKDQNLSLVVTDVADQLGTNKDGLEYLLFPKDKEGKALQKFVNKRIKVLQKNGTLSKLSQKYFGGDYSTLGKE; encoded by the coding sequence ATGAATTTAAAAAAGATCGCTATTTTAATGGTTAGTTTGGGTGCTTTGTTATTTTCTACGAAGGCTTACGCTGACAAACCAACACTTGTGACTGTCCCTACTGATTCTGATACTAAACCCTTTACTTACAAAGAAAATGGGAAGTTCAAAGGCTATGATATTGAAGTTGTTAAAGCTATTTTCAAAGGCTCCAAAAAATATGATGTCACCTTTAAAACTATCCCTTTTTCATCCATTTTAACGGGATTGGATGCGGGACGTTATCAAATGGCTGCTAATAACTTTAACTATAACGAAGAAAGAGCTGAAAAGTATCTTTTTTCTGATCCCATTTCTAAATCAAATTATGCCATTGCCGCTAAAGATGGTAAGACATTTGATTCTTTAGATGCTGCTTCAGGAAAATCAGTTGAAGTATATGCTGGATCAAACTATGCTCAAATTTTGGAGAACTGGAACAAGAAACATAGAGATCGTAAACCGATTGATATACGATATGTTGACAATCAGGTTACCCTGCCACAACGTCTTCAAAATATTGAAAATGGTAAAAGTGATTTTCTGATTTACGATGCTATATCCTTAAAGACAGTCATTAAAGATCAGAATCTATCTTTGGTAGTTACAGATGTTGCAGATCAATTAGGAACTAATAAAGACGGACTGGAATACTTACTATTTCCAAAAGATAAAGAAGGGAAAGCTTTACAAAAATTTGTTAATAAACGTATCAAGGTGTTACAAAAAAATGGCACTTTAAGTAAACTCAGTCAGAAATACTTTGGTGGTGATTACAGTACACTAGGTAAGGAATAA
- a CDS encoding DUF4059 family protein translates to MLHTLVSFYLQGLLLATIVVVITGLAYMVNRAYKKVDKTAREKQEVLYDVLMICILTTPIFSFAFMALLLVIKS, encoded by the coding sequence ATGTTACACACTTTAGTTTCATTTTATTTACAAGGACTCTTACTAGCGACTATAGTTGTAGTTATCACTGGTCTGGCTTATATGGTGAATAGAGCCTATAAAAAAGTAGATAAAACCGCGAGAGAAAAACAGGAAGTTCTTTACGATGTTTTAATGATTTGTATTTTAACTACTCCTATTTTTTCATTCGCTTTTATGGCTTTACTACTTGTTATTAAGTCTTAA
- a CDS encoding methionine ABC transporter ATP-binding protein produces the protein MTDAIINLEHIDITFHQKKRVIEAVKDVSVSIHKGDIYGIVGYSGAGKSTLVRVINLLQVPTAGKITINGDVTYDQGKVQLSSAALRQKRQKIGMIFQHFNLMAQKTASENVAFALRHSDLSKEAKAKKVSELLELVGLSDRADNYPAQLSGGQKQRVAIARALANDPEILISDESTSALDPKTTKQILALLQDLNRKLGLTVVMITHEMQIVKDICNRVAVMQNGVLIEEGSVLDIFSNPKEELTQEFIKTATGIDEAMIKIAQQDVVVNLAADSILVQLNYAGTSTDEPILNDIYKRFQVTANILYGNIEILDSTPVGEMVVILSGNLDNLSAAQEAITAAGIHLTILKRGA, from the coding sequence ATGACTGATGCGATTATAAATTTAGAGCATATTGATATCACTTTCCATCAGAAGAAACGTGTTATCGAAGCTGTTAAAGATGTTTCGGTAAGTATCCATAAGGGTGATATTTATGGGATTGTTGGTTACTCAGGTGCTGGGAAATCAACCTTAGTTAGGGTTATCAACCTTCTTCAAGTTCCTACAGCAGGGAAAATTACCATCAATGGCGATGTGACTTACGATCAAGGAAAAGTTCAGCTGTCATCAGCTGCCTTACGCCAAAAACGCCAAAAAATTGGTATGATTTTCCAACACTTTAACTTGATGGCACAAAAAACAGCTTCTGAAAACGTTGCTTTTGCCTTACGCCATTCTGATTTGAGTAAGGAAGCTAAAGCTAAGAAGGTTTCGGAATTGCTAGAATTGGTTGGTTTGTCAGATCGTGCGGATAACTATCCCGCTCAATTATCTGGTGGTCAGAAACAGCGTGTCGCGATTGCGCGTGCTCTTGCTAACGACCCTGAAATTTTGATTTCTGATGAATCAACATCTGCTCTAGACCCTAAAACGACGAAACAAATTTTGGCTCTTTTACAAGATCTCAATCGTAAATTAGGGTTGACAGTTGTCATGATTACTCACGAAATGCAAATTGTTAAAGATATTTGTAATCGAGTTGCAGTCATGCAGAATGGTGTCTTGATTGAAGAGGGATCTGTTTTGGATATTTTCTCAAATCCCAAAGAGGAATTGACACAGGAGTTTATCAAAACAGCTACTGGTATCGATGAAGCTATGATTAAAATTGCCCAGCAAGATGTTGTTGTCAACTTAGCAGCTGATTCTATTTTGGTACAGCTAAACTATGCGGGAACATCTACAGATGAGCCGATTTTGAATGATATTTACAAACGATTCCAAGTTACTGCCAATATTCTTTATGGTAATATCGAAATTTTAGATAGCACACCTGTGGGTGAAATGGTGGTTATCCTATCAGGAAATTTGGATAATTTATCAGCAGCGCAAGAAGCTATTACGGCGGCTGGTATTCATTTAACAATTTTGAAAAGAGGTGCCTAG
- a CDS encoding amino acid ABC transporter ATP-binding protein has translation MISIRHLTKEFSGQKVLDGLDLDIQKGEVVALVGASGAGKSTFLRSLNYLEEADSGSIDIDGFKVDFKTISTEEILTLRRKLAMVFQQFNLFERRTALGNVKEGLKVVKQLSDAEATKIAKEELAKVGLSDRENHYPRHLSGGQKQRVALARALAMKPDVLLLDEPTSALDPELVGEVEKSIADAAKAGQTMVLVSHDMNFVAQVADKILFLEKGKILEQGTPDQLINHPKEERTKEFFASYKKSYL, from the coding sequence ATGATTTCAATTCGCCATTTAACCAAAGAATTCTCAGGGCAAAAAGTTCTTGATGGCTTAGATTTAGATATCCAAAAAGGGGAAGTTGTTGCTCTTGTCGGGGCTTCAGGTGCTGGTAAATCAACCTTTTTACGTAGTCTTAATTACCTTGAAGAAGCTGATTCTGGAAGCATTGACATTGATGGCTTCAAAGTTGATTTTAAAACCATTTCTACCGAGGAAATCTTAACACTTCGCCGTAAGCTAGCTATGGTTTTTCAACAGTTTAATCTGTTTGAGCGCCGTACAGCCCTTGGAAATGTTAAAGAAGGTTTAAAAGTGGTTAAACAGTTGTCAGACGCAGAGGCAACTAAAATCGCGAAAGAAGAATTGGCTAAGGTTGGTTTGTCAGATAGAGAAAACCATTATCCTCGTCACTTGTCAGGAGGGCAAAAGCAGCGCGTAGCCTTAGCGCGTGCCTTAGCTATGAAACCAGATGTTCTCTTGCTTGACGAGCCAACATCAGCATTGGATCCTGAGCTTGTAGGTGAGGTTGAAAAATCGATTGCAGATGCTGCTAAGGCCGGCCAAACCATGGTATTAGTTAGTCATGACATGAATTTTGTTGCTCAAGTGGCTGATAAAATTCTATTTCTTGAAAAAGGGAAGATTTTGGAACAGGGAACACCTGATCAGTTGATTAATCATCCTAAGGAAGAACGAACTAAAGAATTCTTCGCTAGTTACAAAAAATCATATCTTTGA
- the trxB gene encoding thioredoxin-disulfide reductase, whose product MYDTIVIGAGPAGMTAALYAARSNLKVATLEQGAPGGQMNNTADVENYPGFELISGPELSMKMFEPLEKFGVENLYGIVTGIEDKGDYKIVRTDDEAYEAKTVIIATGAKHRQIGVVGENEYNSRGVSYCAVCDGAFFRNQDLLVVGGGDSAIEEGLFLTRFANSVTIVHRRDELRAQKILQDRAFANDKVSFIWDSVVEEIKGNDMKVTNVDIKNVKTNEITNHEFGGVFVYVGLDPVSDFFRDLGITDQDGWVVTDDHMRTNIPGIFAVGDIRQKHLRQITTAVGDGAIAGQEAYQYIVDHEV is encoded by the coding sequence ATGTACGATACAATTGTGATTGGAGCAGGTCCTGCAGGAATGACTGCAGCGCTTTATGCAGCTCGTTCAAATCTGAAGGTGGCAACCTTGGAACAAGGAGCTCCAGGTGGACAGATGAATAACACTGCTGATGTCGAAAATTATCCAGGATTTGAGCTTATCAGTGGTCCAGAACTGTCAATGAAGATGTTTGAACCGCTTGAAAAGTTTGGTGTCGAAAACCTTTATGGGATCGTAACGGGTATCGAAGACAAGGGTGATTATAAGATCGTTCGCACTGACGATGAAGCTTATGAAGCAAAGACGGTCATCATTGCAACAGGAGCTAAGCATCGCCAAATTGGGGTAGTTGGAGAGAATGAATACAACAGTCGAGGCGTTTCTTACTGTGCGGTTTGTGATGGCGCTTTCTTTAGAAATCAAGATTTGCTTGTTGTCGGCGGTGGTGATTCAGCTATCGAAGAAGGTCTATTTTTAACACGATTTGCAAATTCTGTAACGATTGTTCATCGTCGTGATGAATTACGGGCTCAGAAGATTTTACAGGATCGTGCCTTCGCTAATGATAAAGTTTCTTTCATCTGGGATTCTGTCGTTGAAGAAATCAAGGGTAACGACATGAAGGTTACGAACGTAGACATCAAAAACGTTAAAACAAATGAGATTACCAATCATGAATTTGGTGGTGTCTTTGTTTATGTTGGTCTCGATCCGGTATCTGATTTCTTCCGTGATTTAGGTATCACAGACCAAGATGGTTGGGTAGTAACTGATGATCATATGAGAACTAATATTCCTGGCATCTTTGCTGTCGGGGACATTCGTCAGAAGCATTTGCGTCAAATCACAACAGCTGTTGGAGATGGTGCTATTGCAGGTCAAGAAGCTTATCAATATATTGTAGACCATGAGGTTTAA
- a CDS encoding M20/M25/M40 family metallo-hydrolase: MVETNQIDEKASLKENYLKVLERLIASKSIFAQGIGLTETASYLKEVFEEAGAQVLVDETYVAPFILAQFKSSRPDAKHIIFYNHYDTQPADADQIWQSDPFQLTFRDGYMYGRGVDDDKGHITARLTAVVSYLQKYKDLPVHITFMMEGAEESASVDLEKYLEIYADQLRGADLLVWEQGIRNKEGQIEISGGTKGIVTFDASVVSAKVDSHSKFGAIFDSATWYLINALSSLRAPDGRILVDGIYEDIIEPTKHELDLVAKHAHLDLESLKTLYDLSLPTLAKTQADLERRLFFEPALTIEGLSSGYLGQGVKTIIPAEASAKLEVRLVPGMDPYKVLGLIDKQLAKNGYDKVQLTYTLGEKGYRSDMTAPAIQNVISIAERFSPKGVAILPTTSGTGPMHQVFEALEVPIAAFGIGNPDSRDHGSDENVKMTDYETHIEMIEELIASYD; this comes from the coding sequence ATGGTAGAAACCAATCAAATTGATGAAAAAGCTAGCTTGAAGGAGAATTACCTCAAGGTTTTAGAAAGATTAATTGCCAGTAAATCCATCTTTGCTCAAGGGATTGGCTTAACGGAAACAGCAAGTTACCTCAAGGAAGTTTTTGAAGAAGCTGGTGCTCAAGTTCTTGTGGACGAGACTTATGTTGCACCGTTTATTCTGGCTCAGTTTAAGAGTTCTCGTCCAGATGCCAAGCACATCATTTTTTACAATCACTATGATACACAACCAGCAGATGCAGATCAGATTTGGCAAAGTGATCCCTTTCAACTCACCTTCCGTGATGGCTATATGTATGGACGAGGCGTCGATGATGACAAGGGGCACATTACAGCTCGTTTGACAGCAGTGGTATCCTATTTGCAAAAATATAAGGATCTGCCAGTTCATATCACGTTTATGATGGAGGGGGCGGAAGAATCCGCTTCTGTTGACTTAGAAAAGTACTTGGAGATTTATGCTGATCAGTTGAGAGGGGCAGACCTTCTTGTTTGGGAGCAAGGGATTCGTAATAAAGAAGGACAGATTGAGATTTCTGGTGGAACTAAGGGTATTGTTACCTTTGATGCATCGGTTGTTTCCGCCAAAGTTGATAGTCATTCAAAATTTGGGGCTATTTTTGACAGTGCTACTTGGTATCTTATCAATGCTCTGTCTAGTCTTAGAGCTCCTGATGGTCGTATTTTAGTAGATGGTATTTATGAAGATATCATTGAGCCTACAAAGCATGAACTTGACTTGGTTGCAAAACATGCACATTTGGATTTGGAATCCTTAAAAACATTGTATGATTTAAGTTTGCCAACCTTAGCCAAAACGCAAGCTGATTTGGAAAGACGCCTGTTCTTTGAGCCAGCTTTAACGATTGAAGGCTTATCATCGGGTTATCTGGGTCAGGGTGTTAAAACCATTATACCTGCAGAGGCTTCAGCTAAGTTAGAGGTTCGTTTGGTACCAGGTATGGATCCGTATAAAGTTTTAGGTTTGATTGACAAACAGCTTGCCAAAAATGGTTATGATAAAGTACAATTAACCTACACTTTGGGTGAAAAAGGCTATCGTAGTGACATGACAGCACCAGCTATTCAAAATGTTATTAGCATAGCGGAGCGCTTTTCGCCCAAAGGGGTAGCTATTTTGCCAACGACATCAGGTACTGGTCCTATGCACCAAGTCTTTGAAGCCCTAGAAGTGCCTATTGCAGCTTTTGGGATAGGGAATCCTGATAGTCGAGATCATGGTAGCGATGAAAATGTCAAGATGACAGACTATGAGACACATATAGAAATGATAGAGGAGTTAATTGCAAGTTATGACTGA
- the nadE gene encoding ammonia-dependent NAD(+) synthetase: MSLQETIIKELGVKPEINAKEEIRRSVDFLKAYLLKYPFLKTLVLGISGGQDSTLAGRLAQLAIEELRDETGKDYQFIAIRLPYGVQADEADAQRALDFIKPDVTLAINIKEAVDGQVSELAKAGVEVSDFNKGNIKARQRMITQYAVAGQYSGAVIGTDHAAENITGFFTKFGDGGADILPLFRLNKRQGKQLLAELGADKALYEKIPTADLEENKPGIADEVALGVTYNDIDDYLEGKAVSADAQEKIENWWHKTMHKRHLPITVFDEFWK; this comes from the coding sequence GTGAGTTTGCAAGAAACTATTATTAAAGAACTAGGTGTGAAACCAGAAATCAATGCCAAAGAAGAAATCCGTCGTTCGGTTGATTTCTTAAAGGCTTATCTTTTGAAATATCCGTTTTTAAAGACGCTTGTTTTAGGGATTTCAGGTGGTCAAGATTCTACTTTAGCTGGACGGCTTGCTCAACTAGCCATTGAGGAATTACGTGATGAGACTGGTAAAGATTATCAATTCATCGCCATTCGTCTTCCTTATGGGGTGCAGGCTGACGAAGCGGATGCCCAAAGAGCACTTGATTTTATCAAACCAGATGTGACTTTAGCGATTAACATCAAGGAAGCAGTAGACGGTCAAGTATCAGAATTGGCCAAGGCAGGCGTAGAAGTGTCTGATTTTAATAAGGGTAATATTAAGGCTCGTCAACGCATGATCACTCAGTACGCAGTTGCTGGTCAGTACAGTGGTGCTGTTATCGGAACAGATCATGCTGCAGAAAATATTACTGGCTTTTTCACTAAGTTTGGTGATGGTGGTGCCGATATCTTACCGCTCTTTAGACTTAATAAACGTCAAGGAAAACAGCTTTTGGCAGAGTTAGGTGCCGATAAGGCACTCTACGAAAAAATCCCTACAGCGGACTTGGAAGAAAATAAACCAGGCATCGCTGACGAAGTTGCACTCGGTGTAACCTATAACGATATCGATGACTATTTAGAAGGTAAAGCTGTCTCAGCAGATGCCCAAGAAAAAATCGAAAACTGGTGGCATAAAACCATGCACAAACGTCATCTACCAATCACGGTATTTGATGAGTTTTGGAAATAA